Proteins encoded within one genomic window of Bacteroidota bacterium:
- a CDS encoding response regulator transcription factor has translation MKVLLVEDEPELRRSIKQFLHQEGYLVESASDFAKAADKAGVYDYDCVLVDITLPGGNGLDIVKQLKNSKSKAGIIIISAKNSLDDKVAGLELGADDYLTKPFHLSELNARIKSVIRRMSFEGNKEIIFEEIAVDPEAQSVKVKGKSIVLTKKEFDLLVFFISNKNRVITKESIAEHLWGDDMDMADSYDFIYSHIKNLRKKLIGEGSGDYIRTVYGAGYKFSKE, from the coding sequence ATGAAAGTGCTCCTTGTAGAAGATGAACCGGAACTGCGCCGTTCCATCAAGCAATTCCTTCACCAGGAAGGTTACCTGGTGGAGTCGGCTTCCGATTTTGCAAAAGCTGCCGACAAAGCTGGTGTGTATGATTATGATTGTGTGCTTGTGGATATTACTTTGCCCGGCGGGAACGGGCTCGATATTGTGAAGCAACTGAAGAATTCAAAATCAAAAGCCGGGATCATTATTATTTCTGCAAAAAATTCGCTCGATGATAAAGTGGCCGGACTCGAACTGGGCGCCGATGATTATCTCACCAAACCTTTTCATCTTTCTGAATTGAATGCAAGAATAAAATCGGTCATCCGGAGAATGAGTTTCGAAGGCAACAAAGAAATTATTTTCGAAGAGATCGCGGTCGATCCCGAAGCGCAGTCGGTAAAAGTGAAAGGAAAAAGTATTGTGCTCACCAAAAAAGAATTTGACCTGCTCGTATTTTTCATCAGTAATAAGAACCGCGTCATCACAAAAGAATCGATCGCTGAACATTTATGGGGCGATGATATGGACATGGCCGACTCCTACGATTTCATTTATTCACATATAAAAAATCTCCGTAAAAAATTAATAGGCGAGGGGAGCGGCGATTACATCCGCACGGTTTACGGCGCAGGATATAAATTCAGTAAAGAATGA
- a CDS encoding heme-binding domain-containing protein codes for MKKFFRKILAKKKQIGITLLIILVVIQFIRPVRNSGNSDSPNDITHATAVSADVKTILETSCYDCHSDHTVYPWYTNIQPVGWWLARHVHGGKRTLNFSQFNSYCISRKMDKFKAISDEVNDPDGMPLNSYLWIHRYAKLSDTQKKIISDWAMANRKTMEQQYPDSIPVEEPE; via the coding sequence ATGAAAAAATTCTTCCGCAAGATCCTCGCAAAGAAAAAACAGATCGGAATTACGCTGCTGATCATTCTTGTCGTTATCCAATTCATCCGCCCGGTAAGAAATTCCGGAAATTCGGATTCTCCCAATGATATAACGCATGCAACTGCGGTTTCTGCTGATGTAAAAACAATCCTGGAAACTTCCTGCTACGATTGTCATTCAGATCATACGGTTTATCCGTGGTACACGAATATTCAGCCGGTGGGTTGGTGGCTGGCGCGACATGTGCATGGGGGAAAACGTACATTGAATTTTTCGCAGTTCAATTCCTATTGCATCTCGCGAAAAATGGACAAGTTCAAAGCAATTTCCGATGAAGTGAATGATCCGGATGGAATGCCGTTGAATTCGTATCTGTGGATTCACCGGTATGCAAAACTTTCGGACACGCAGAAAAAAATTATTTCTGATTGGGCAATGGCGAACAGGAAAACAATGGAGCAGCAATATCCTGATTCTATTCCGGTAGAGGAACCGGAATAA